The Komagataeibacter sp. FNDCR2 nucleotide sequence AGGTGATGGCCGGGCGCTGCGCCACCCAGGCCAGCGCCACCTGCGCCGCCGATATGCCGCGCGACCCGGCGATGTCCACCAGCACTTCCACTACGTCATAGAGCTTTTCAATGTCATGGACGGGTGGCTCGCCCCAGTTCTCGATCTGCCGCGTGCCGGTGGGCTGGGGCTTGCCGCGCCGGTACTTGCCCGAAAGCAGGCCGCCCGCCAGCGGGCTCCAGACCTGCACGCCAATCCCCTGATCAAGGGCGACGGGCAGCAGTTCATACTCGGCATCCCGCGCCTGGAGGGAATAGTAGATCTGCTGTGAGACGGGAGCGATCAGCCGGTTGCGTTCCGCCGTGCCGAGCGCCTTCATCAGGTGCCAGGCCGAGAAGTTGGAAACACCCGCGTACCGGATCTTGCCCGCGCGCGTCAGGGTGTCGAGGGCTTCGAGCGTTTCCTCCAGCGGGGTCTGGCCATCCCATTCATGCAGGTAATACAGGTCGATATGATCGCGGCCCAGACGCCTGAGGCTGGCCTCGCACGCGCTGACGAGGTGATAGCGCGACAGACCGGCGTCATTCGCCCCCTTGCCCATGCGGAAACGGGCCTTGGTGGTGACCATGATGTCATCGCCGCGCCCCTTGAGCGCCGCACCGAGAATTTCTTCCGATACGCCGGTCGAATAGATATCGGCCGTATCGAACATGTTGATCCCGGCTTCGATGCACAGGTCGATCTGGCGGCTCGCACCGGCAAGGTCGGTATTCCCGGTCTTGGCGAAATCCCCCTTGCCGCCAAATGTCATCGTGCCGAGCGTGAATGCTGAAATCCGCAGGCCGGAGCGGCCAAGCTGACGATAATGCATGGTGTTTCGATCCTTCTGGCAGGAAGCGGCGCGCAAATCCACGCGCCCCATACGCCGACTATGGGCGCGCATGGCGGGAGATGATAATCCCCTTTAACCGGAAGCTGCTTGCATGAAGGATAACAAATATATGCGTGACATCACCGAAATGGCGGTATTTGTCACCATAATACGAAGCGGCAGCCTGTCCGCCGCGGCGCGGGAGCTTGGGCTGGCCACGTCGGTGGTCAGCGACCGGCTGGCGCGGCTTGAACGCCGCATGGGAACCCGGCTGCTGGTGCGCACCACCCGCCGCCATGCCCTGACCGCCGCCGGGCAGTTCTATTACCAGGAAGCCTGCGCCATTGTGGAGGCCACCGCCCGGATGGAGGCGCATACCCGCGCCATCGCCACCACCCCCGCCGGTGAACTGCGCATTACGGCGCCCATCCCGTTCGGGCGGTGGTGGCTTACGCCGTTCGTGGCGCAGTTCGCGCACCGTCACCCCGATATCCGCATAAGCCTGACGCTGGAAGACAGGATAGCGGATATCGTGGGCGAAGGGTTTGACATCGCCATCCGCGCCGCCCCTGCGCTCGATACCATGCTGACGGGGCGGCGCATCATGGAAACCCGGCGCGTCATCGTGGCCAGCCCCGACTATCTGGCGCGACGCGGCGTACCCGCCGGGCCGGATGACCTTGGGCAACATGACTGCCTGGCCCATGGCCCGACCCCGCACCTGCACACCCGGTGGCGGCTGGGGCGCGGTGCGGAAGCCCGGACCGAACGGGTCCCGGCCCGCATGGCCTCCACCGATTCCGAAATGCCGGTGCACTGGGCGCTGGCCGGGCTGGGGCTTGCCCAGAAATCCCTGTGGGAAGTGGAAAGCTACATGGCCCGTGGCCTGTTGCGGACCGTGCTGGAACAGTGGGAGCCGGACCCGATCTCCTTCTTCGCAATCCACCCGGTCAGTACGGCGCATTCCCGCAAGATCGGGCTGTTCATTGATGAACTGATGCAGCACCCGCCGCCGATGAAGGCGGGTCGCTAAAGGGTTCCGGCTTAAATTACCCCGTATATGTCACGTTCAGTTCGCCCACCCCTGCGCAGGCGGCATGCAGCACGTCGCCACGCCGTACCGGCCCCACGCCGGCGGGTGTGCCGGTCATGATCAGGTCGCCCGGCTCCAGCGCGACGAACCGGCTCAGGCACGCCACGATTTCCGCCACGGACCAGATCAGGTCCGACAGATCCCCCTTCTGGCGCAGCTCCCCGTTTACCGTAAGGGTAATCGCACCCGTGGCCGGATGGCCGCATGTCGAGACGGGCACGATGGGAGAGATGGGACAGGACTGGTCAAACCCCTTGGCCAGGGACCAGGGGCGACCCGCCTTCTTGGCCACGGCCTGCAGGTCGCGCCGTGTCATGTCCAGCCCGACCGCGTAGCCATAAATATGCGAAAGCGCCTTTTCCACCGTGATGTCATGCCCCTCCCGCCCGATGGCGGCGACGAGTTCCACCTCATGATGCAGGTCGGACGTGCTGACGGGAAAAGGCAGCAGCCCGCCGCCGGGCACCACGGCGTCACCGGGCTTGGCGAAGAAGAAAGGATCCGTACGTTCGGGGTTGCTGCCCATTTCACGCGCATGGGCGGCATAGTTCTGCCCCACGCACCATATCCGCCTGACGGGAAAGACACCCTTACTCCCCGCCACGGGCACGATGGGAAGGGCATAGGGGGAAATCACGTAATCCGTCACGGTACGGCGCTCCTGCTGTTCGTATCCGGCGCGCATGGTGGCACCCGTGCCGGGTCGTGTCACGGTAAATGCTGGAAAAGGCAGGCACAAAAAAACGCCAGCCGGAACAATCCGGCTGGCGTTCGTGAAACCCGCGGCGAACCGCTGGTGTCGCGTCGGTAACCCGATCAGTTGCGGGACTTGTCAACCAGCTTGTTCTTACCGATCCACGACATCATGCCGCGCAGCTTTTCGCCCACCTTCTCGATCTGGTGTTCGTTGTTGCGCGCACGGGTGGCCTTGAAGCCGATATTGCCGGACTGGTTTTCAAGGATGAAGTTGCGCACGAAGGTGCCGTCCTGAATGTCGGTCAGGATCTTCTTCATCTCGGCCTTGGTTTCCGGCGTGACCACGCGCGGGCCGGACACGTATTCACCATACTCCGCCGTGTTGGAGATGGAGTAGTTCATGTTCGCGATGCCGCCTTCATAGATCAGGTCAACAATCAGCTTCATTTCATGCAGGCATTCGAAATACGCCATTTCCGGCGCGTAACCGGCTTCCACCAGCGTTTCGAAACCGGCGCGGATCAGCTCGACCAGACCACCGCACAGCACGGCCTGCTCACCGAACAGGTCGGTCTCGACCTCTTCCTTGAAGGTGGTCTCGATGATGCCCGCACGGCCACCGCCATTGGCGGAAGCATAGGACAGGGCGATTTCCAGCGCGTTGCCCGAAGCGTTCTGCGCCACGGCCACCAGCGACGGCACGCCGCCACCCTTCTGGTATTCGGAACGCACGGTGTGGCCCGGACCCTTCGGCGCGATCAGGAACACGTCCAGATCGGGGCGTGCTTCGATAATGCGGAAATGGATGGACAGGCCATGCGCGAAGGCAAGGGCCGCGCCCTGCTTCAGGTTCTTTTCGAGTGATTCCTTGTACAGCGCGCCCTGGCCCTCATCGGGGGTCAGCACCATCACCACATCCGCCCATTTGGCGGCGTCGGCCGGGGTCATCACCTTGAAGCCGGCGGCTTCGGCCTTGGCCACGGCGGTGGATTCGGGGCGCAGGCCGACCACGATGTCGGTCACGCCGGAGTCCTTGAGGTTATTGGCATGGGCATGGCCCTGGCTGCCGTAACCGATAATGGCCACCTTCTTGCTTTTGATCAGGTTCACATCGGCATCGCGATCGTAATAGACGCGCATGGTCTCACTCCTTGGGGAAAATGAAAAAAACTCAGGAAAGGTAAAAACCCCGACCCCTTACAGGATTGCCGCGCCGCGGGCGATAGCCGCGACACCCGTACGCGACACTTCGGCCAGACCGAGGGGACGCATGAGGTCGATAAAGGCATCAAGCTTGTCGGTCGCACCCGTCAGTTCAAAAACGAACGACGTGGCCGAGGCATCAACCGGATGGGCGCGGAAGGCCTGCGCAATGCGCAGGGCGTCGGCCCGGCGCTCGCCACTGGCGATCACCTTTACAAGCGCCATTTCACGCGCCACGTGCGGATCCTGCCGCGTCATGACCGCAACACGATAGACCGGCACCAGGCGTTCGACCTGTGCGCGGATCTGCTCAAGCACATGGGGCACGGCGGTCGTGACGATATTGATGCGCGACTGGCGGCGGTTTTCATCCACCGGGGCCACGGTCAGGCTCTCGATATTGTACCCACGACCCGAAAACAGCCCGATGACACGCGCCAGCGCACCGCTTTCGTTCTCGACCTGAATGGAAATGACCGCGGAGACCGGGCTCTCCTGCTGCGTGGTCATGATTGTGTTTCCTGACTGCTGAAGCCGCCGCCATACAGGACGGCGGGAACGGAAGAAAGAGGCGCGGGACGGAATGCCGCCCCGGAACGGGGGATCAGACCAGCATGCGGCCTTCGGCGCTGATCTCGTCATCCTGGTCGGGGCCGAGAAGCATCTGGTTGTGCGGCGCGCCGGACGGGATCATGGGGTAGCAGTTTTCTTCCTGCGCCACGCAGATATCCGCCACCACCGGGCCGGGATGGGCCAGCATTTCCGTAATCACGCCATCGAGCTCACCCATGCAGGTCGCCCGCAGGCCATGGCCGTGGAAGCTTTCCGCCAGCCGCACGAAATCCGGCAGGGCCGCGCTGTAACTCTCGGAATAGCGGGATTCATGCAGCAGCTCCTGCCACTGGCGCACCATGCCCATGTACTGGTTGTTCAGGATAAAGACCTTAACCGGCAGGCGGTACTGCGCGATGGTGGACAGTTCCTGAATGTTCATGAGCGTGGAGGCTTCCCCCGCGATGTCGATGACCAGCGCATCGGGATGCGCGATCTGCGCGCCCACGGCGGCGGGCAGGCCGTAGCCCATCGTGCCCAGCCCCCCCGAAGTCAGCCAGCGGTTGGGCTGGTCGAAGCCGAAATGCTGGGCCGCCCACATCTGGTGCTGCCCCACCTCGGTCGAGACATAGGTGTCACGCCCCGTGGCGGTCGCCAGTTCATGCAGGCGGCGGACGGCGTATTGCGGGCGGATGATCGCCCCCGGCGCCATGTCCTGCGTGAAGCCGAGGCTGTTGACCGCGCGCCATTCATTGATCTGGTGCCACCACTGGGCCAGGTCGATCGGCTGGCCGGGATTGGCGGGCGTGCAGTCCCATTCCTCCAGCATCCTTTCGATCACGCGGCCCGCGTCACCCACTATGCCCACATCGACCGGCACGATCTTGTTGATCTGGCTGGGGTCGATATCCGCATGGATCTTGAACGAACCGGGCGAGAACGCATCCAGCCGCCCGGTCACCCGGTCGTCAAAGCGTGCGCCCAGCGCGATCAGCACATCGCAGCCATGGGTGGCCATGTTGGCCTCGTACGTGCCATGCATGCCCAGCATGCCCAGGAAGCGGCGGTCCCCCGCCGGCATCGCCCCCAGCCCCATGAGGGTGGAGGTGCACGGGAAGCCCGTCTTTTCCACCAGCCTGCGCAGTGCGGCGGAAGCTTCCGGCCCGGCATTGATGATGCCACCGCCGATATAGAACAGCGGCCTGCGCCCCTGCTTCATCGCGGTTACGGCGCGGGCGATCACATCGCGCCCCGGTTCGGTCTGCGGCTGGTAGGACGGGTGCGGCGTGCGCGGCGGCGGGCTGTAGGGGGCCGGCCCCACCATCAGGTTCTTGGGCAGGTCCACCAGAACCGGGCCGGGGCGGCCGCTGCGCGCGATGTGGAAGGCTTCATGCACGCATGACGCCACATCCTCCGCCCGGCGGATGAGATAGTTGTATTTGGTGGCCGGGCGCGTAATGCCGGTCGTGTCCGCTTCCTGAAAGGCGTCGGTGCCGATCAGCGGCACGCCCACCTGACCGGAGAAGCAGACCACCGGGATCGAATCCAGCATGGCGTCGAGCAGGCCGGTGACCGTATTGGTCGCACCGGGGCCGCTGGTGACCAGCACCACCCCCACCTTGCCGGTGGAGCGGGCATAGGCTTCCGCCGCGTGAACCGCCGCCTGTTCATGGCGGACCAGCACGTGGCGAATCGCGTTCTGGCGGAAGATCGCGTCGTAAATGGGCAGGACCGCCCCGCCGGGATAGCCGAAAAT carries:
- a CDS encoding aldo/keto reductase yields the protein MHYRQLGRSGLRISAFTLGTMTFGGKGDFAKTGNTDLAGASRQIDLCIEAGINMFDTADIYSTGVSEEILGAALKGRGDDIMVTTKARFRMGKGANDAGLSRYHLVSACEASLRRLGRDHIDLYYLHEWDGQTPLEETLEALDTLTRAGKIRYAGVSNFSAWHLMKALGTAERNRLIAPVSQQIYYSLQARDAEYELLPVALDQGIGVQVWSPLAGGLLSGKYRRGKPQPTGTRQIENWGEPPVHDIEKLYDVVEVLVDIAGSRGISAAQVALAWVAQRPAITSVVIGARTEAQLVDNLKAAELELTADEISRLDEASAPPLIYPFWHQASTASDRLSAADLLLLGPTVAKKGA
- a CDS encoding LysR family transcriptional regulator, producing MRDITEMAVFVTIIRSGSLSAAARELGLATSVVSDRLARLERRMGTRLLVRTTRRHALTAAGQFYYQEACAIVEATARMEAHTRAIATTPAGELRITAPIPFGRWWLTPFVAQFAHRHPDIRISLTLEDRIADIVGEGFDIAIRAAPALDTMLTGRRIMETRRVIVASPDYLARRGVPAGPDDLGQHDCLAHGPTPHLHTRWRLGRGAEARTERVPARMASTDSEMPVHWALAGLGLAQKSLWEVESYMARGLLRTVLEQWEPDPISFFAIHPVSTAHSRKIGLFIDELMQHPPPMKAGR
- a CDS encoding fumarylacetoacetate hydrolase family protein, which gives rise to MRAGYEQQERRTVTDYVISPYALPIVPVAGSKGVFPVRRIWCVGQNYAAHAREMGSNPERTDPFFFAKPGDAVVPGGGLLPFPVSTSDLHHEVELVAAIGREGHDITVEKALSHIYGYAVGLDMTRRDLQAVAKKAGRPWSLAKGFDQSCPISPIVPVSTCGHPATGAITLTVNGELRQKGDLSDLIWSVAEIVACLSRFVALEPGDLIMTGTPAGVGPVRRGDVLHAACAGVGELNVTYTG
- the ilvC gene encoding ketol-acid reductoisomerase, which codes for MRVYYDRDADVNLIKSKKVAIIGYGSQGHAHANNLKDSGVTDIVVGLRPESTAVAKAEAAGFKVMTPADAAKWADVVMVLTPDEGQGALYKESLEKNLKQGAALAFAHGLSIHFRIIEARPDLDVFLIAPKGPGHTVRSEYQKGGGVPSLVAVAQNASGNALEIALSYASANGGGRAGIIETTFKEEVETDLFGEQAVLCGGLVELIRAGFETLVEAGYAPEMAYFECLHEMKLIVDLIYEGGIANMNYSISNTAEYGEYVSGPRVVTPETKAEMKKILTDIQDGTFVRNFILENQSGNIGFKATRARNNEHQIEKVGEKLRGMMSWIGKNKLVDKSRN
- the ilvN gene encoding acetolactate synthase small subunit — protein: MTTQQESPVSAVISIQVENESGALARVIGLFSGRGYNIESLTVAPVDENRRQSRINIVTTAVPHVLEQIRAQVERLVPVYRVAVMTRQDPHVAREMALVKVIASGERRADALRIAQAFRAHPVDASATSFVFELTGATDKLDAFIDLMRPLGLAEVSRTGVAAIARGAAIL
- the ilvB gene encoding biosynthetic-type acetolactate synthase large subunit, giving the protein MNAASHQTDLKPHTTGTDTSVVLSGAEVLLRVLAEQGVEVIFGYPGGAVLPIYDAIFRQNAIRHVLVRHEQAAVHAAEAYARSTGKVGVVLVTSGPGATNTVTGLLDAMLDSIPVVCFSGQVGVPLIGTDAFQEADTTGITRPATKYNYLIRRAEDVASCVHEAFHIARSGRPGPVLVDLPKNLMVGPAPYSPPPRTPHPSYQPQTEPGRDVIARAVTAMKQGRRPLFYIGGGIINAGPEASAALRRLVEKTGFPCTSTLMGLGAMPAGDRRFLGMLGMHGTYEANMATHGCDVLIALGARFDDRVTGRLDAFSPGSFKIHADIDPSQINKIVPVDVGIVGDAGRVIERMLEEWDCTPANPGQPIDLAQWWHQINEWRAVNSLGFTQDMAPGAIIRPQYAVRRLHELATATGRDTYVSTEVGQHQMWAAQHFGFDQPNRWLTSGGLGTMGYGLPAAVGAQIAHPDALVIDIAGEASTLMNIQELSTIAQYRLPVKVFILNNQYMGMVRQWQELLHESRYSESYSAALPDFVRLAESFHGHGLRATCMGELDGVITEMLAHPGPVVADICVAQEENCYPMIPSGAPHNQMLLGPDQDDEISAEGRMLV